A DNA window from Pseudomonas resinovorans NBRC 106553 contains the following coding sequences:
- a CDS encoding GNAT family N-acetyltransferase codes for MFNPQPVTLQRGALRLDPLAESDIPALVTLAEANREALVYMNGPLRPDWYRQGLAAQREGQAVVFAIRLGDNLVGTTRFADFIPNLPAAEIGWTWLAAGEHGSGLNASIKYLMLRHAFEEWQLVRVQLKTAASNLRAQRAIEKLGAHREGVLRNHRRLAGGRLDDSVLYSITDRDWPDVKQRLEALFSA; via the coding sequence ATGTTCAATCCACAACCGGTCACCCTGCAGCGTGGCGCCTTGCGCCTCGATCCGCTGGCCGAGTCCGATATCCCGGCGCTGGTCACCCTGGCCGAGGCCAACCGCGAAGCACTGGTGTACATGAACGGCCCCCTGCGCCCCGACTGGTATCGCCAGGGCCTGGCTGCCCAGCGCGAAGGCCAGGCGGTGGTCTTCGCCATCCGTCTTGGCGACAACCTGGTGGGTACCACCCGCTTTGCCGACTTCATCCCCAACCTGCCCGCCGCCGAGATCGGCTGGACCTGGCTCGCCGCTGGCGAGCACGGTAGCGGCCTGAATGCCTCGATCAAGTACCTGATGCTGCGCCACGCCTTCGAGGAGTGGCAGCTGGTGCGGGTGCAACTGAAGACCGCCGCCAGCAACCTGCGCGCCCAGCGCGCCATCGAAAAGCTCGGCGCTCATCGCGAGGGCGTGCTGCGCAACCACCGCCGCCTGGCCGGCGGGCGCCTGGACGACAGCGTGCTCTACAGCATCACCGACCGCGACTGGCCGGATGTGAAGCAACGCCTGGAGGCGCTGTTCAGCGCTTGA
- a CDS encoding AraC family transcriptional regulator, with the protein MANGETTRFWQANELGGVELLHARYIEQRFAPHVHEGYVFTVIESGAQRFRHRGSDHLAPVGSMVLINPDELHTGSKAHEQGWRYRGFYPDLERVSEVLEELDIPMDGLPGFAESVIHDPEVAATFINLHRMLESSSPALQVQEAWREAILLLFRRHARIAMPRAAGSEPRAVALAREILSAHLAEPPSLEDLAAEVGLSAFHFARTFRHATGMPPYAWLKQRRLEQARALLKAGCAPAGVAAQLGFSDQSHLTRQFKQAYGVGPGEYRDACARSFKTH; encoded by the coding sequence ATGGCGAACGGCGAGACGACGCGTTTCTGGCAGGCCAACGAGCTGGGTGGTGTGGAGTTGTTGCATGCGCGCTACATCGAGCAACGCTTCGCACCCCATGTGCACGAGGGGTATGTGTTCACCGTGATAGAGTCCGGTGCGCAGCGATTCCGTCATCGGGGCAGCGACCACCTGGCGCCGGTGGGCAGCATGGTGCTGATCAATCCCGACGAGTTGCACACCGGCTCCAAGGCCCATGAGCAGGGCTGGCGCTACCGGGGCTTCTACCCCGACCTGGAACGGGTCAGCGAGGTGCTGGAGGAGCTGGATATTCCCATGGACGGCCTGCCGGGCTTCGCCGAGAGCGTGATCCATGATCCCGAGGTAGCGGCCACCTTCATCAACCTGCACCGGATGCTGGAGAGCAGCTCGCCGGCGCTGCAGGTCCAGGAGGCCTGGCGCGAGGCGATCCTGCTGCTGTTCCGCCGCCATGCGCGCATCGCCATGCCCCGTGCGGCCGGCTCCGAGCCTCGGGCGGTGGCGCTGGCGCGGGAGATTCTCAGCGCCCACCTGGCCGAGCCGCCGTCCCTGGAGGACCTGGCCGCCGAGGTGGGGCTGTCGGCCTTCCATTTCGCCCGGACCTTCCGCCATGCCACCGGCATGCCGCCCTACGCCTGGCTCAAGCAGCGCCGCCTGGAACAGGCCCGCGCCCTGCTCAAGGCCGGCTGCGCGCCGGCCGGGGTGGCGGCGCAGCTGGGGTTTTCCGACCAGAGCCACCTGACCCGCCAGTTCAAGCAAGCCTACGGCGTGGGGCCGGGCGAGTACCGCGACGCCTGCGCAAGATCGTTCAAGACCCACTGA